A region of Saccharomyces mikatae IFO 1815 strain IFO1815 genome assembly, chromosome: 12 DNA encodes the following proteins:
- the CHS5 gene encoding Chs5p (similar to Saccharomyces cerevisiae CHS5 (YLR330W); ancestral locus Anc_4.156), translating into MSSVDVLLTVGKLDASLALLTTQDHHVIEFPTVLLPENVKAGSIIKMQVSQNLEEERKQRNHFKSIQAKILEKYGTHKPENPVLKIVNVTQTSCVLAWEPLKLGSAKLKSLILYRKGIRSMVIPNPFKVTTTKISGLSVDTPYEFQLKLLTTSGTLWSEKIILRTHKMTDMSGITVCLGPLDPLKEISGSQVSQCLSHIGARPLQRHVAIDTTHFVCNDLDNEESDEELMKAKHNNIPIVRPEWVRACEVEKRIVGVRGFYLDADQSILKSYIFPPINEEEVSNSKENETVPEDIKGVERIESHNDDEDESSQTEEQEKKSKSAAAQGIPEEGTLHTSAPHENDIITETVNPSVKSLKSEPVGTPTIEENEVGSSTGDVSEAQKETAAQPSADEETVEPKDEENEVGSSTGDVSEAQKETAAQPSANEETIEQKAEDFNVHVNKPAISGFAGTEEGSENVQKDEGNVDTKLVREKSETAEDSVIEPECTEIEPETSDSNNLAEGPSEASKRTASPNQQEENTVFEPSNEIEPIELELTVPETQHDVSDVSKRANSDENIPNLKAEVSAPIEESEFTEDQEKTEADVVVDDVLLTGELKKNNGNSNNNNKKKNKKNKKKGKKK; encoded by the coding sequence ATGTCTTCAGTTGATGTACTGTTAACAGTCGGTAAGCTAGACGCCTCATTGGCGTTGCTAACCACTCAGGATCATCATGTTATTGAGTTCCCTACTGTATTATTACCAGAGAATGTTAAGGCTGGATCTATCATCAAAATGCAAGTGTCCCAAAATTTGGAGGAAGAACGAAAACAGAGGAATCATTTTAAGAGCATTCAAGCTAAAATCTTAGAGAAATACGGTACTCACAAACCGGAAAACCCGGTCTTGAAAATTGTGAATGTCACGCAGACAAGTTGCGTCCTGGCATGGGAACCATTGAAACTTGGTTCAGCAAAATTGAAATCTCTAATTCTATATAGGAAGGGTATACGTTCGATGGTCATTCCAAACCCATTTAAAGTGACTACTACAAAAATATCTGGTCTTTCTGTTGATACACCATATGAATTCCAACTGAAGCTACTAACCACATCAGGAACGTTGTGGTCTGAAAAGATTATCCTTCGTACCCATAAAATGACCGATATGTCTGGTATTACTGTATGTTTAGGACCATTAGACccattgaaagaaatttcagGTTCACAGGTATCCCAATGTTTGTCTCACATTGGAGCAAGACCTTTACAACGTCACGTTGCCATAGATACTACCCATTTTGTGTGTAATGATTTGGACAATGAAGAAAGCGATGAAGAACTGATGAAGGCGAAGCACAATAACATACCAATTGTCAGACCGGAATGGGTGAGAGCTTGTGAAgttgagaaaagaatagtCGGTGTCAGAGGCTTTTACTTGGATGCAGACCAAAGTATACTGAAAAGTTATATATTCCCACCAataaatgaagaagaagtctcgaattcaaaagagaatgaaACCGTACCTGAAGACATTAAAGGTGTTGAACGGATTGAATCGcataatgatgatgaggacgAATCCTCGCAAACTGAGgaacaggaaaaaaaaagtaaaagtgCAGCTGCTCAAGGAATCCCTGAGGAAGGCACGTTGCATACTTCGGCTCCTCACGAGAATGACATTATCACTGAAACTGTCAATCCATCTGTaaaaagtttgaaaagTGAACCTGTTGGTACTCCaactattgaagaaaacgaaGTGGGCTCTTCGACAGGCGACGTGAGTGAAGcacaaaaagaaacagcGGCCCAACCCTCTGCTGACGAAGAAACTGTAGAACCCAAGGATGAGGAAAACGAAGTGGGCTCTTCTACAGGTGACGTGAGTGAAGcacaaaaagaaacagcGGCCCAACCCTCTGCTAACGAGGAAACTATAGAGCAGAAAGCGGAGGATTTCAATGTGCATGTTAACAAGCCAGCTATTAGTGGGTTTGCTGGAACTGAAGAAGGGAGCGAAAATGTACAGAAGGACGAAGGCAACGTAGATACAAAACTAGTAAGGGAAAAGAGCGAGACCGCCGAAGATTCTGTCATTGAGCCTGAGTGTACAGAAATTGAACCTGAAACTTCGGATTCAAATAATCTTGCGGAAGGACCTAGTGAAGCTAGTAAAAGAACTGCTTCTCCAAATcagcaagaagaaaatacagTATTTGAACCATCTAATGAAATTGAACCGATAGAGCTAGAGCTTACTGTTCCAGAGACACAACACGACGTCAGTGATGTTTCCAAACGAGCTAATTCGGACGAAAACATTCCTAACTTAAAAGCCGAAGTTTCTGCCCCTATTGAGGAAAGTGAATTTACAGAAGACCAAGAGAAAACGGAAGCTGACGTAGTTGTCGACGATGTTTTGCTCACTGGTgaactcaaaaaaaacaacgGCAAcagcaataacaataataagaagaaaaacaagaaaaacaagaaaaaggggaagaagaaatga
- the SGD1 gene encoding Sgd1p (similar to Saccharomyces cerevisiae SGD1 (YLR336C); ancestral locus Anc_4.165), which produces MQKTDGIRIPGVILDELKTLDYSQDDRFSIAEGRKRKRGNGKHLGRKEKRRMERAEKKRKSTTTREAKLNQLKSTSASNKWSVNLGKKKVVTHANGRHLISSDESETNENWDNYEEFTSGESKIDSEQTMSVEETMKKLKQLKREKKSDERAEKPGKIKANASKRKHTPNKDTNESFVSYPLAPSDRSALERDEMDMQYYAKKLGLKGERKAIHAKDEFDAIGGLLEGLEYFEDYGKSDEEYGDFATETNAINPDDAVSEKAFSSDDDLSTSDFENSGESDDSDGDSIMDSDYDETREKENPYIAPTQSERNYVPPSLRNKLDDSGNSAVLAEIRKKVNSSLNKLSDSNITIIITTLNSLYDSFPRQYVTESLSKGILNIISQNQKLLDGFIMNYAAVAYTLSKLRGVEMGAFFIQKTVEAFLQHYEEEKDNILNNQQDKFISKICSNIATLLSYCYNFGFVSCRLIYDIIRIFVSDPNEFTTELLLRVVSVSGPLIRGDDPSALRDIRSELLKNANNLKEQSPRLRFLLDTMSDLKNNRLKPSILATDHHALKKNLQTILKSSSSQEPLQVSLDDIKNISTKGKWWLVGASWRGNMENAFEVPSDNEGDTSKSKKAKILIEDDLLDDIPDWNIIARQQRMNTDIRRAIFISIMSAQDYLDAFSKLEKLSLKNKQVLEIPRIILHCLLADSGSNGYNHYYALVTSKICERYGNLSKSFQFLFWDVIKKFEHKESDSESDADEEDELDDDKELARISNQGRFFGSLLANDILKLDVFKHVPFMGGLNTEGMLFMEVLLYQLFLAVAKKSERKLKKDGKGNRRVIYSDDSLRDLLTKNVKSENTLFILKGLRWFINKKFRYHNFLSGKKGDKTFDRDERRLAWASQAANSIIGGELENIDS; this is translated from the coding sequence ATGCAGAAAACAGACGGCATCAGAATTCCAGGCGTTATTTTGGACGAGTTAAAGACTCTCGACTACAGTCAGGATGATAGGTTTTCCATTGCagaaggaagaaagagaaaacgAGGGAATGGCAAACATTTGGGCcgtaaagaaaagagaaggatGGAACGGGCTGAAAAGAAGCGTAAAAGTACTACAACTAGAGAGGCAAAATTGAATCAATTAAAATCAACATCAGCATCTAATAAATGGAGTGTGAATTTgggtaaaaagaaagtagtCACGCATGCCAACGGTAGACACCTAATCTCTTCAGATGAATCTGAAACTAATGAAAACTGGGATAACTACGAAGAATTCACCAGTGGAGAATCGAAAATTGATAGCGAGCAAACAATGTCTGTCGAAGAAACAATGAAGAAACTCAAACAACTGAAACGGGAGAAAAAGAGCGATGAAAGAGCAGAAAAGCCAGGAAAAATCAAGGCTAACGCAAGTAAAAGGAAGCATACTCCTAATAAAGACACTAATGAGAGTTTTGTTAGTTATCCATTGGCCCCTTCGGACAGGTCGGCACTTGAAAGAGACGAGATGGATATGCAATACTATGCGAAAAAGTTAGGCTTGAAAGGGGAAAGGAAGGCTATACACGCAAAAGATGAATTTGATGCTATCGGTGGACTTCTAGAAGGTTTGGAATATTTCGAGGATTATGGTAAAAGCGATGAAGAGTATGGTGATTTTGCCACAGAAACCAATGCCATAAATCCAGATGATGCAGTAAGTGAAAAAGCATTTTCCTCAGATGATGATCTTTCAACttctgattttgaaaactctGGTGAGTCTGATGACTCTGATGGCGACAGCATTATGGATTCGGATTACGACGaaacaagagaaaaggaGAATCCTTATATAGCTCCAACACAAAGTGAACGGAATTATGTTCCACCATCACTAAGAAATAAATTAGATGATAGTGGGAACAGTGCCGTTTTGGCTGAAATTAGGAAGAAGGTTAACTCGTCGCTGAACAAGCTTTCAGATTCTAACATTACAATTATTATCACTACTTTGAACAGTTTGTATGATTCCTTTCCTAGGCAATATGTTACAGAATCGTTAAGCAAAGGAATATTGAACATTATTAGCCAAAACCAGAAGCTATTAGATGGGTTTATAATGAATTATGCCGCAGTTGCATACACATTATCGAAACTAAGAGGTGTTGAGATGGgtgctttttttattcagaAAACTGTAGAAGCATTTTTGCAACATTACGAAGAGGAAAAGGATAACATTTTAAACAATCAACAAGATAAATTCATCTCCAAAATATGTAGCAATATTGCAACCCTGCTATCATATTGTTATAATTTTGGATTTGTTTCATGTCGACTAatatatgatattattCGTATATTTGTATCAGATCCTAACGAATTTACCACTGAGTTACTTCTACGAGTTGTCTCTGTTTCAGGCCCACTAATCCGTGGTGATGATCCATCTGCATTGCGAGATATACGGTCGGAGCTGTTGAAGAATGCCaacaatttgaaagaacaGAGTCCAAGATTGAGATTCTTACTGGATACCATGTCTGACTTGAAAAACAACAGATTGAAACCCTCTATTTTGGCGACAGATCATCAtgcattgaaaaagaacttgCAAACTATTTTaaaatcatcttcttctcaAGAGCCTTTACAGGTTTCCCTCGACGATATCAAGAACATTAGcacaaaaggaaaatggtGGTTGGTTGGCGCTTCTTGGCGAGGAAACATGGAAAACGCTTTTGAGGTCCCAAGTGACAATGAAGGTGATACCAGTAAATCCAAGAAAGCGAAAATATTAATTGAAGATGATCTTCTTGATGATATTCCAGACTGGAATATTATCGCCAGGCAACAGCGCATGAATACTGATATTCGAAGAGCTATATTTATAAGCATTATGTCCGCACAAGACTATTTAGATGCATTTAGCAAACTTGAAAAGTTAAGCTTGAAGAATAAGCAAGTGCTTGAAATTCCAAGAATTATTTTACATTGTCTTTTAGCTGATAGTGGATCCAATGGCTATAATCATTACTACGCATTAGTCACAAGTAAAATCTGTGAAAGGTATGgtaatttatcaaaatccTTTCAGTTCCTGTTTTGGGATGTGATAAAAAAGTTTGAACATAAAGAATCCGATTCTGAAAGTGATGCtgatgaggaagatgagTTAGATGATGATAAGGAACTGGCTAGAATCTCCAATCAGGGGAGGTTTTTCGGATCGTTACTTGCgaatgatattttaaaaTTGGATGTCTTTAAGCATGTTCCATTCATGGGTGGGCTAAACACTGAAGGGATGTTATTTATGGAGGTACTTTTATATCAGTTATTTTTGGCCGTAGCTAAAAAGAGTGAGAGAAAACTCAAGAAGGAtggaaaaggaaacagGCGTGTAATCTATTCTGATGACTCATTGCGAGAtcttttaacaaaaaacgTTAAATCAGAAAATACCTTATTTATTCTAAAAGGTTTAAGGTGGTTCATTAACAAGAAATTCAGGTAtcataattttctttctggaaaaaaaggtgaTAAAACTTTTGATAGAGATGAAAGAAGATTGGCGTGGGCTTCACAGGCTGCCAATTCCATTATAGGTGGAGAGTTGGAAAATATAGATTCGTAA
- the MID2 gene encoding Mid2p (similar to Saccharomyces cerevisiae MTL1 (YGR023W) and MID2 (YLR332W); ancestral locus Anc_4.159), giving the protein MSSFTSRNKFPLLLLILSCISTIQAQFFAQSSSSNSSAISSSRSSISTISSSQTFISSSMVSSSGDASSSLSSSTSSRSFVSHTTSSTSIASVSFTSFSFSSITSSSSSSPSSSVSSSSSSFISSTSSTSSTSESLTPSTSMSTSSSSSSSSTPSSVTSSSSTITSSFSTSSAPSTTSYNQGSTITSIINGKTILSNHYTTVTYTPSATADPSNKSKSSGLSKKNRNIVIGCVVGIGVPLILIILVLIYMFCIQSSRTDFIDSDGKVVTAYRANKFTKWWYMLLGKNVSDEYHSDSPLGGSASSAGGLDLDEADDVMDQSSLFDMRIRDGDSVLPTINNANHDNTNSVGEHINSSAASNDMIEEKLYDEQGNELSPRNY; this is encoded by the coding sequence ATGTCTTCTTTCACAAGTAGGAACaaatttcctttattaCTTCTGATACTCTCATGTATATCAACAATACAAGCACAGTTTTTCGCGCAatcgtcatcatctaaTTCGTCAGCGATATCCAGTTCACGCTCTTCCATAAGCACGATAAGTTCATCACAAACTTTTATATCATCCAGTATGGTATCTTCCTCGGGTGATGCCTCgtcttctctttcttcatcaacGTCAAGTAGATCTTTCGTTTCGCATACTACTTCGTCTACTAGCATCGCCTCTGTGTCGTTCACATCATTTAGTTTTTCATCTATTACGAGCTCCAGCAGCTCTTccccttcttcttcagtttcttcctcttcatcctctTTTATCTCTTCAACATCTTCAACGTCTTCAACTTCAGAGTCATTAACACCCTCTACGTCCATGTCAAcatcctcttcatcatcctcttcatcaacaCCGTCTTCCGTCACATCGTCTTCATCAACAATCAcctcttccttttcaactTCCTCTGCACCATCGACTACTTCCTACAATCAAGGAAGCACTATTACCAGTATCATAAACGGTAAGACTATTCTCTCAAATCATTATACTACGGTTACGTACACGCCGTCAGCCACTGCTGATCCAAGtaataaatcaaaaagCTCTGGTCTTTCCAAGAAGAATAGAAATATTGTCATTGGTTGTGTGGTTGGTATTGGGGTACCActgattttgataataCTAGTCTTAATTTACATGTTTTGTATCCAGTCCTCAAGGACAGATTTTATTGATTCCGATGGTAAGGTCGTTACGGCCTACAGAGCTAACAAGTTTACTAAATGGTGGTACATGCTTTTGGGCAAGAACGTTAGTGATGAATACCACTCTGATTCACCATTGGGTGGTAGTGCATCGTCGGCAGGGGGTCTAGACCTTGATGAAGCGGATGATGTGATGGATCAAAGTTCCCTTTTCGATATGAGAATAAGGGATGGTGATAGCGTATTACCAACCATCAACAACGCGAACCATGATAATACTAATAGCGTTGGAGAGCATATAAATAGTAGTGCTGCGTCAAACGACAtgattgaagaaaaactctATGATGAGCAAGGAAACGAATTATCACCACGAAATTATTAG
- the RPS25B gene encoding 40S ribosomal protein eS25 (similar to Saccharomyces cerevisiae RPS25A (YGR027C) and RPS25B (YLR333C); ancestral locus Anc_4.163) — protein sequence MPPKQQLSKAAKAAAALAGGKKSKKKWSKKSMKDRAQHAVILDQEKYDRILKEVPTYRYVSVSVLVDRLKIGGSLARIALRHLEKEGIIKPISKHSKQAIYTRAAATE from the coding sequence ATGCCTCCAAAGCAACAATTGTCCAAAGCTGCTAAAGCTGCTGCCGCTCTTGCTGGTGGTAAGAAGTCTAAGAAGAAGTGGTCCAAAAAGTCCATGAAAGACAGAGCTCAACATGCTGTTATTTTGGACCAAGAAAAGTACGATAGAATCTTGAAGGAAGTTCCAACTTACAGATACGTCTCTGTCTCCGTTTTGGTCGATAGATTAAAGATTGGTGGTTCTTTAGCCAGAATTGCTTTGAGACACTTGGAAAAGGAGGGTATCATCAAGCCAATCTCCAAGCATTCCAAGCAAGCTATCTACACCAGAGCTGCTGCTACTGAATAA
- the NUP2 gene encoding nucleoporin NUP2 (similar to Saccharomyces cerevisiae NUP2 (YLR335W); ancestral locus Anc_4.164), whose protein sequence is MAKRVADAQIQRETYDSHESDDDMTPSTKVASSTVMNRRKIAMPKRRMAFKSFTSASSDETKSANSFDTLKQANNTEGKTDNHLTTGNNSKLKALNFQFKTKVNDVISSKPLTDLRPLFAKYEIYIKNILQASDKSSENPKETVQENGDKPAKVEDDRKSSDSSSEDEVKVEGPKFTIDSKPPTSDSVFSFGPKKENPQKDESDSESDIEIKGPEFKFSGALSSDVFKLNPSTDKNEKKIDANAKPFSFSSNASNLTSGKTASKNPFSFTESSETNEHSNDNIKPSFTFGAKDVGESQKNKPSFAFGQTAGKQSTEKSSFTFGLSKSENKEDGNAVSTSKSENSGDDNNAKSSFTFPIPSKNTPDTTKPSFSFGVPNSSNDTSKPALLFGTATPPAKETNKNSGDGNGDKITPKPAFNFLSNTSSEKESENQGDSKPLFSFGKSNGSESKGSVNSTFPSEFNNVNEEKDVAKPAFSFGGNTNTAVNTDSKAPAFTFGSSTLADNKEDKKKPFSFGNSSSNDTPSFSFGKATASSTTASSKSPAPPIPSTGFKFSLPFEQKGGQTTTDDSKKESTTEAAKNDSQGTSKVEAASEESKPINLQNGEENEVALFSERAKLMTFNADTKSYDSRGVGEMKLLKKKDDPSKVRLLCRSDGMGNILLNATVVDSFKYEYLAPGNENLIKTPTVAADGKLVTYIVKFKQKEEGRSFTKAIEDAKKEMKKE, encoded by the coding sequence atggcCAAAAGAGTTGCCGATGCCCAAATACAGAGGGAAACCTATGATTCTCATGAATCTGACGATGACATGACTCCCTCTACTAAAGTTGCATCATCTACTGTCATGAACAGAAGGAAAATTGCTATGCCTAAGCGTAGGATGGCCTTTAAATCTTTTACTTCCGCATCATCTGATGAAACCAAGTCTGCTAACTCTTTTGACACTCTGAAGCAGGCAAATAATACTGAGGGTAAAACTGATAATCACCTAACAACAGGAAACAATTCTAAACTTAAGGCATTGAACTTCCAGTTTAAGACTAAGGTAAATGATGTAATTTCAAGTAAGCCTTTAACAGACTTGAGACCCCTTTTTGCAAAGTACGAAATATACATTAAGAATATTTTACAAGCGTCTGATAAATCCAGCGaaaatccaaaagaaacagTCCAAGAGAATGGCGATAAACCGGCCAAAGTGGAAGATGACCGAAAGAGTTCcgattcttcttctgagGATGAAGTTAAGGTGGAAGGGCCCAAGTTCACAATCGATTCGAAACCACCCACCTCTGATTCTGTTTTCTCATTTGGGcccaagaaagaaaaccCCCAAAAAGACGAAAGTGATAGCGAAAGTGATATAGAAATCAAGGGCCCTGAGTTTAAGTTTTCTGGAGCTCTATCGAGTGACGTATTTAAACTTAATCCAAGTACcgataaaaatgaaaagaagattgaCGCCAATGCTAAAccgttttcattttcttcaaatgctTCAAATTTGACCTCTGGAAAAACTGCAAGTAAGAATCCCTTCTCATTTACAGAATCTAGCGAAACCAATGAACACAGCAACGACAATATTAAACCTTCATTCACTTTTGGAGCGAAAGATGTTGGGGAATCCCAAAAGAACAAACCGTCTTTTGCATTTGGTCAAACGGCTGGTAAGCAATCGACAGAAAAGAGCTCTTTCACGTTCGGTTTGTCAAAAAGCGAAAATAAAGAGGATGGTAACGCTGTTTCTACCTCAAAATCTGAAAACTCTGGTGATGATAACAATGCAAAATCTTCCTTCACTTTTCCAATACCCAGTAAGAATACACCCGATACAACAAAGCcatccttttcttttggagTCCCAAACTCCTCCAATGATACTTCAAAACCAGCGCTCTTGTTTGGCACAGCAACACCGCCagcaaaagaaactaaTAAGAACAGTGGTGACGGGAACGGCGATAAGATTACACCTAAGCCTgcctttaattttttgtcCAATACAAGCAGCGAGAAGGAAAGTGAAAATCAAGGGGATTCTAAACCActattttcatttggaaAATCAAATGGAAGTGAAAGCAAAGGATCCGTCAACTCTACCTTTCCCTCTGAATTTAACAATGTCAATGAAGAGAAGGATGTGGCAAAGCCTGCCTTTTCATTTGGAGGAAATACGAATACTGCCGTAAACACCGATAGTAAAGCTCCTGCATTTACATTCGGCTCCTCTACACTCGCTGACAATAAAgaagataagaaaaaaccTTTTTCATTCGGTAATTCATCATCCAATGACACTCCCTCCTTTTCATTCGGAAAAGCAACAGCATCTTCGACTACTGCTTCTTCAAAGTCTCCTGCCCCTCCTATACCATCAACAGGGTTCAAGTTTTCATTACCGTTTGAACAAAAAGGAGGTCAAACGACAACAGATGATAGCAAAAAGGAGTCAACAACAGAAGCTGCAAAAAATGATTCGCAAGGTACAAGTAAAGTAGAGGCTGCTTCAGAAGAATCAAAACCAATAAATTTGCAAAACGGGGAGGAAAACGAAGTTGCTTTATTCTCGGAACGAGCAAAATTGATGACTTTCAATGCTGATACAAAGTCATACGATTCAAGGGGTGTAGGCGAAATgaagcttttgaaaaagaaggacGATCCTTCCAAAGTTCGTCTACTTTGTAGATCTGACGGTATGGGTAATATACTACTCAATGCAACCGTTGTAGATTCATTCAAATATGAATATCTTGCTCCTGGAAATGAGAATCTCATAAAAACTCCTACTGTCGCAGCTGATGGAAAGCTTGTAACATATATCGTCAAATTTAaacaaaaggaagaagGCCGCTCGTTTACTAAAGCTATCGAAGATGctaagaaagaaatgaaaaaagagtaA